In Bacillus sp. S3, the sequence ATCATAGCAGCTCTATCCGGTATTTGGAGTGCTTTCCAAAGCTGGCTTGAGCTTCTTGGTTTAATTGTTCCGCCAATCGCGACAATCATTATTATGGACCAATTGGTTCTGAAGAAAAAATCAGCTGATAACCAAGCAAGCGATTCCATGAAATGGAAACCACTTGCCTTTATTGCTTGGGGATTAGCTTCGACAGTCGCATTGTTTGTGAATTTCTTTGCACCGGAATTTTCAGTTGCCTTTTCCGGAATCGTTTCATCCGCCATTTTCTATTATATCGGCAACCGATTAATAAAAAAGGGGCCAGGAGCAAACACCAAAATCAGCCATGTAGGTTAACACCAACTAAGCAACATAAGCAACATAAGCAACATAAGCAACATCAGTGTAGTATAAATGGTGCCTGACACCCTTTATACTTCTGCATATATGTTTATGGTAATAAGTTGTAAAAAGCACCTCTCTTGGTAAGAAGAGAGGTGCTTTTTGTCTTTAATACCTTTTACTCGAGGTCATTCCCTCTTGGCCGGGATTTGGCCGTAATTTATGCCGTTACTGCTGAAAAGCTTTTTGCGACTTCTGCCACTTTTGCTAATCCTTCTGCAATAATTTCTTGCGCTTGGTCTGGTGCAGCATTGTGTCCTTCAATAATGACTTCATCAACGATTTGCATACCGAATACGCCGCCAACAACATTTTTAATATAGGTAGCCGCCATTTCCATTGGTGCTGCTTCTGGAGTGGAGTAAATGCCGCCTCGCGCGTTTAGAATGACCGCTTTTTTGTCCGTCATTAGGCTGACTAGCTGGCCATTTTCGTTATATTTGAAGGTAAAACCTGCTGCGTACACATAGTCGATGAACGTTTGTAATTTAGCAGGGATTGTTAAGTTCCATAATGGGAACGCGAATACAACAACGTCAGCTGCTGATAATGCATCCATTGCTTTTTGTTTTGCCGCTACAATCCGTTGTTCAATGTCTGTCAACTCTTCACCTGATTGCATTTTACCAAATGCGTTGAATAAATCTTGGCCAAAGTATGGCATATCTTCTGCAAAAACATCGTAAGTTGTGACGTTTACGCCTTCTAAGTTTTCCATAAATGTTTCATACATTTTACTAGATACAGCTTCTGAAGCTGGGCGGTTATTTGCTTTTACAACTAAAATATTCATTATAATAAAAGTCTCCTTTATTTATCAAAGTTTTATTTATCTCGAATTCATAATATGGGATTTTAAGAAATACAGCAAGCGAAATGACTTGGAAGTAATGGAAAACATATCCCTTTTAAATCGAAATAGGCAGAGAGATTTCTCCCTCTGCCCACTAATGTGCTCTTTCGTTAAACATTAGCAAAACTGACTGCTAGCCTCTTACAAAGAGTAAGTTACTCCTTTGCAGCTGCTTCAACCGTTGCGTCTACAGTAACTGCAAGTACAGCAGAATTTGCTGCAGCATGTGCTTTTGCTTGAGCGCTTGCTTTTACGCTAGCTTGAGCTTGCGCTTTGTTTGCTACAGATGGGCTTACTTCTATAGCTTCAACTGTAACTTCTTTAGAGTCTACTGTTGTTTCTTCAACTGCTACTTCTTCTGTGTCAGCTGTTGTTTCTTCAACTGCTACTTCTTCTGCGTCAACTGCTGTTTCTTCTGTTGCTACTTCTTCTGTGTCAGCTGTTGTTTCTTCAGCCGCTACTTCTTCTGTGTCAGCTGTTGTTTCTTCAACTGTTACTTCTTCTGTGTCAGCTGTTGTTTCTTCAACTGCTACTTCTTCCGTGTCAGCTGTTGTTTCTTCAACTGCTACTTCTTCCGTGTCAGCTGTTGTTTCTTCAACTGCTACTTCTTCTGTGTCAACTGTTGTTTCTTCAGTTCCAGCTGCTTCGCCATTAGCATGGACTGCTGCGTTTGCCGCAGCATGAGCTTTAGCCGTGTCACTTGCATGTTCGAATGCTTGAGACTTTATTTTGTTAGCAGCTGAAGGATTAACCTTTGCATCCTTGTCTGTGTCTGTATCTTCTTCATCTGACTCTGTATCTTCATCATTTTTCGTGTTCACGATACCCTCACGATCACGAACGAATTTCTTAGAATCAGATTTTTGGTCAGCATCTTTCTCATCCTCAATACCTGCTTGTGAATCAGCATCGACATCTGCTGCTTTTTCATCCTCTTCCACAGACGCTTTATCTTCAGTTTTTTTATCCTCTTTAACAGCTGCTTCATCTTCAGCTTTTTCATCCTCTTTAACAGCTGCTGCATCATCAGCATCAATTTCGGCTTCAATACCTTGGTCTTCAGTTGTAACGTCTGTGTTAACGTCAACGTTCTCTTCTACTGCAGGTTCTTGTGCTTTACTTGCAGACTCTTCTGCTGCAGATTGTTGAACCTGAGCTTCTTCCGCTGCTGCCTCTTTCACTTTTCCAACCTTACCTAGAACTGCCGAGTTTGGATTAGCATTCAATTTTGCAGTTTCGCTGGCATGAACGCTCGCTTGAGATTTTGCTGCTTGTTCAGCTTTTGGCTGTTCTTTCACTTTTCCAACCTTGCCTAGAACTGCCGAGTTTGGATTAGCATTCAATTTTGCTGTTTCGCTAGCATGGACGCCCGCTTGAGATTTCGCTGCTTGTTCAGCTTTTACTTCAACGGAATGCCCTCCATTTGCCTTATCAGGACCAGCCGCTTCAGTAAAATGACCTCCAGCTAAAATTCCAAATGACACTGCTCCAGCTAATACAAAAGATTTCACAACTTTATTAGGGTTTAGATAATGTTTCATGTTTATATTCGCTCCTTTTATTTTCGTGTTCCGTGGCGATTAGCTGCGGTAAACGTTTTTAAAAAAAGGAGCTTCTTGCGGCGGTGGCGAAGGCGGAGCATTCACCCATTGAGTATTCATTAATGCATACCGAGAATAGAATGGTTGGACAAGCTTGATTTCAGTGTACTTATTCCATTCGAACCACTTATCTGAATAGCCGATGGCATTTACCCCTGTGCTGACTCGATCATTGGATGAGCTGCCAGTATTGTTTGAACGTTGTGCCGGGTTTATGGCCTGATCGACAGCTGGCAACTCTTCTTTACTAGAAGGGACCTTGCCTTTTTCTATAGGCACGGGCAATGCTGGTTCAAATTTCGCTGCCTTTATGGAGTTCGATATGTCTAAATTCTCCTCTTGAGGTTGGTCTCGATGGACCAATTTTGTCGATTCGACTTTATCATTTACGGTACTTTCAGCGGAATGTTCTGCTTCATCATTAGAAATTAGTTGTTCCGTTTTAAGTCCGCTTTCTTTTTCCTGTACAGCAGCCTTTTTCATTTGTCCAGGGGCATTTATGATTTTTTCAACCTTCGCTCCTTTAGAATGACCATATGCATTCCCGTTGGCCTGTTCCGGCAAAGCTTTCGCCGTCGCAGCAACAGATTGATGGGAAACGGCTTGATTAGGAGCAGCGTTGGAAGACGGCTGTTTTACTACAGCCTGACTTTTGCTCGCTGGTTCGGATACTGTTGCAGGTTTGCCCACAGCTTTTCCATTTTCAGCTTTTTTAGGTAAGTTGGCCTGTTTAGCAGTGTTCACCGTTTTTTCTGAAGTTTGTACCATTTCTTTTTGGGAATGTAATTTTCCATTATTATCACTCTTCTCGGCAAAAGCATTACCCGGTAAAAACAGGGCTGCTCCAACCATAAGAGTTGGTATAAGAAAATGGCGGAAGTGCAACATCTCACCCCCTTTCCGCTTAACGTCACTTTCATGAACAGCATTCGAGCCAATTAAACAATTTTTGACCGTTTTCTCCATCAATCATGAGAAACGATTCTTTTCACCTACCTGCAATGATTCAAATTGCCCGTAATCCTGGTACTTCTTAGAAATATTTCTAGACCACCACGCCATTTTTTCGGAATAAAAAGCTAGAACAAAAATATATATAGTATCACTCAAAGTGCATTAGATAGGGTGGTATGAAAATGGAAATAGAAGAAGTTATATACGATAGCAAGCTTTACACGGTGATTTACAAGTATACTTCCGGATATTGGGAAATACGGGAAAAGGACAATAAATTTCATGTCGAATTAGTTCATGAATCAGAAGTACAAATAGTTGCATAAAGACCGTTACCTGTGTAATGGTCTTTTTTATGCAATTCGCCAAAAATAGACTTACTATTTTGAATCCCCTATAATAACAAATATGTTTTTTAAAATTCAATATTTAGGTGGTACATATGAAACATACGCATATTTTCCAGGGAACTGCTTTTTCTAGCGAATCACCAAAAGAGGTACAGATTCTAAAGGATCATCTTTTCTTTATCAATGCCGATGGGATGATTGAAAAAATTGTCGCTCCTGAAGATACCGATTATCAAGCATTACTGGATGACTATTCAGGAGATGAACATTTCCATCGATTAGCTGATGGCCAGTATTTTTTACCCGGCTTTGTCGATTTGCACATTCATGCCCCGCAGTGGGCACAAGCCGGAACAGCATTGGATATCCCGCTCTACGATTGGTTAAACACCTATACCTTTCCGATTGAGTCGAAGTTTTCCGATCTAGCTTTTGCAAAAAAGGTCTATCATGATGTCGTCAGTACTCTAATCGCAAACGGAACAACGACTGCGCTTTACTTTGCCACGGTGCATAAAGAAGCAAGTTTAGTGCTTGCTGAAATTTGCGCCGAAAAAGGACAGCGCGGATTAATTGGAAAAGTCGTGATGGACAACCCTGATCAAACTCCGGACTATTATCGGGATGCGGATACGCAAACGGCACTAGCCGATACGGAGGAATTTATTGTAGCTGTCAAAGAATTAGCAAAGCGGACGAAACAGGGCGTTTTTCCTGTTGTAACGCCGCGCTTCATTCCAAGCTGTACCGACGAGGCATTAAAAGGATTAGGGGAATTAGCGGCGAAGTATGACACATATGTCCAATCCCATTGCAGCGAAAGTGATTGGGAGCATGGTTATGTGCAGGAGCGTTTCCAGAAAAATGATGCCTTTGCCTTACATGATTTTGGCCTATTACGTGAAAAGTCGGTCATGGCTCATTGTAATTTCTTAAATGACCATGACGCCGCTTTATTTGCAGAAACCGGGACTGCTGTTTGCCATTGTCCGATATCCAATGCCTATTTTGCCAACAGCGTCATTCCCATCGCCCGTTTGCAGGAAAAAGGTGTGGAAATTGGTCTGGGTTCCGATATTTCCGGCGGTTTTTCACCGAGTCTTTTCGATAATGTAAGGCAAGCGGTGATCTCATCGAGGATGTTAGAGGATGGCGTTAACACCTCCCTTCCAGCTGAAAAACGCGGGGTGCCCAATTCCCGCATTACACTGAATGAAGCATTTTATTTCGCAACTGCGGGCGGCGGCGAAAGTGTAAGCCTGCCGATTGGCCGGATCGCAGAAAACTATGCTTGGGATGTACAAATCATTGATACCAGCGTTCCGACTGCTAGACTGCCACTTTATAATCCTATGGAAAATTTACATGATGTTTTTCAAAAAATCATGTATCTGGCGCGGCCGGAAAACATTCGAGAGGTATGGGTCCAGGGAGAAAAGGTGCATTCGCGAATATAAATCAAAACAAGACCTTCCCGTTAAGGTCTTGTTTTGATTTACAGGCAAGGGAAGCGAATGGTGAACGTAGTCCCCTTCCCCAGCTGGCTTTCTACTGTAATTGTTCCTTTCATGGCTTGAATATATTGAAACGAGATAGTTAGGCCGATACCGGTTCCTTTTTCCTTCGTCGTATAAAAAGGTGTTCCCAGTTTCGCCAGCTGGCTATTCGTCATTCCTTTGCCGCTGTCAATGATTTGGATGATAATTTCCCCATCCTTCTCATACGTAAGAACATGCAGCATGCCGCCTGTCTCCATGGCTTCAATGCCATTTTTCATGATATTGACCAGCACCTGCTTTATTTCGCTTTTATTTCCTTTTATATACAGAGAAGCCTGTATTTGCATTTGAATGGAAATATTCTGGATATTGGAAAAAGAGGTCATCAGTGCGACCGTCTTTCTAACCTCCTCCGAAATATTAACAGTCGTCAAGCCCTCCGTATTTGGTTTCGCTAGGGATAGGTAATCATTAATAATCGATTGTGCATGTTTGAGCTCCGTAAGCGCAATATCAATATAATGTTTCTGCGCACTTTTTAAATCTTCATCATCCCGAATTAACTGTAAAAAGCCGCGAACGGATGTTAATGGATTTCTTACTTCATGGGCAACAGAAGCAGCCAGCTGACTAATCACATTTAACCTTTCATCCCTTTGTAATTTTTCCCGCATTTGTTGCTGCTGATTGACATTTTCCATAATAAAGACAACCATTAATAAGCAAACCCAGGTAATAAAATAAAACATAAACATAAAAGGAATTTGCTCTATTTGATTTTTACTAAAAAGGGTCAACATCACAATCAATGTGTTAACCCAAAACACCAAACTAATAAACATCAGTTTATGTTTCTTTTTGAAAAATTCATATCGATTCCGCATCCAAATAAATACCGCACATGTGAGTAGATAATTGATTAAAACGACATAAAAGCCTTCTCCGCCAATGAAATAGCGGTACCCTAACAGAACTGCCGCAGTTAGTAAGCCTGGCCCGGTTCCTCCATAAACAAAGGCAATGATAAAAGGCACTATTCTAAAATCATACACATACCCCTCAGAAAACTTCTCCGGGAATGACATGGCAAGAACTAGGATGAGGATCAAAATGAAGGAAAGTTTCGAATGAGGCTTCCTTCGCTCGCTGTCTTTTTCATTAAAAAAAATATGATATACGGAGATTGGCAAGAGTACAGCGACGACTTGATATAAAATGACTTCCACTTCTAAATTCATAGAGTAACTCCTTGACTGGATTTTCCTCCAAACTAAGACACAGCATGCAAGGAAAAGGGCTGTTAATTTATTCTATCTATCTATTATATAAATTTATTAGAAATATGTAAATTTTTGAAAGAGATAATCAAAAGCCGATTCCTTACGTGTACAGGAACTCGGCTTTTTTAGTTCACATTCGTTTTGTGTATAAATCTTTTCAGTCATACATCCTAAAGTTATATGCTTTTTTCACCTTTCACGCCATTGATGGAGTAGCTTACGCTTATTTCCGCATTTAAGGAATGGGAAACGGAACAATATGTGTCTTTTGATAGTTGAATCGCCCGGATGACCTTGTCTTCCGGCAAGTCTCCATCAAACGCATAATGAATGGTAATCGCAGTGAACCGCTTCGGATGTTCCTCCGCTCGTTCGCCTGTAACGTCCATTTGGAAAGAAGTGGGCTCAATACGCATTTTATGCAAAATCGAAATAATATCCATTCCTGTGCAGCCCGTAACGGCCTGCAAAAGTAGTTCCGTAGGTCTTGGACCACCGTTCTCTCCGCCGACTTGTGGATCCGCATCCAATATAAATTCATGTCCGGAAGGAGTGATTCCCCCAAATGCCATTTTCCCTTTCCAGTTAATTGTAAAATCCATCATCATACCCCTTTCATTTTTTATTCTAACCAATCGACTCGTTCCTTACTTTTAAAATACTTTAAATAATGAGACAAGGACTAGTTGATATGGCCCCTAAAATGGAAATAAGCGCTAATCCCTACTACAGGAAAGCGCCTATTAACGGTTTTTCTTTGTTATTTGCTGAAACGTCTTATTTAGATTTTAATACCGAAACGACGGCTTTATTTTTATGGATAATTGTTACCTTTTGCCCCGCTATTTTTTCATAATCTGGACCTGAACCGTAAGGAACCGTTAAGACGAATGATTCATCCTTATGCTTAAATTCAACAGTGAAATTATCAGCGGCTCCTACGACTATTGCTTTTGTATAGGTAGCTTTGCCTGGAATCGTCAGCTGTTGTCCAATTAGAACCATGTCATGGCGGAGCTTATTTGCTTTTTTCAGTTCGTCTGCCTTTACTCCAAAGCGTTTAGCAATTCCCCATAAAGTGTCCCCGGGAACCACTTCATAAACTGGATTGATGTTATTTGCTTGAATTTCAAAAGGAAGAGTTATTGTTTGACCAACATAAATTTTCTCTGTTTGCAGATGATTGACCTTTTTTAATTCATCCATACTGACAGAGAATTTTTTAGCAAGGGAGTAAATGGTATCCCCTTTTTGGACAGTATATTGACTGCCGGGCCCTTTTGAATACCCTTTTTTTATATAATCAGGTACCAAAAGTTGTTGTCCAATATAGATTTTATCGGACGTTAACCCATTAGCCCTCATTAGCTGCTTTTCAGTGACTTGATACTTTTTAGATAGGCTGTAAAGAGTATCCTTCTTTTTTACAGTGTATACCGTGCTGCATGCTGCAACATTGGTATTCATAAATACAAGTGCTGCAATAGTTCCAACAATGGCTGCTGCTGCCAGCTTTTGATTACGCGCTTTTATCTTTTTCTTACGCAGTTCTGCTAATCTTTCTTTTCTCTTTATATACAAAGAACTATTCCCCCATAAAAGATATTTAAACTACCCCTATAGTAGTACGACAAATGTCATCATTTTTTGACTGTATTTTTAAATAACTTTCCTCTAATACCAGAAATATCCCTCTTTACTAGCGGTTCTTATAGGATCAATTTCTGCGTAAGCTGTTGTATCTTTTCGCTAAATCAAATAATCTGTCCTCTCTTCAATTCTTTTAAAACACTTGAAATTGGAAACCATTTATACTATGATTAACTTTAGTTTCTTATCTACATATTGTTTTATTTCTTAAAAATATAACTATATATTGTATTTATCTTAAGTTAGATGCCGAATAACGGCTTAATAGGGAATCCGGTGAATCCGGAACTGCCCCCGCAACTGTAAGTGCTGACGAAATGAGCAAACCACTGTATCAGAAAGTTTATGAAGATAGACGCTGATATGGGAAGGGTTCAAAGTAGGATGAAGCATAAGTCAGGAGACCTGTCTTTCTTAAGTAGTTTCACTTCTTCGGGGATTGAGGAGATGAACGGTAGCAGCGAAAGGCAGGAATTCGTACTTCCTTTTTGTAGTGAACCGTTTCATCCGCTCAATTACCTTGAGCGGATTTTTTTATTAAAGGGGATATGACCATGATCACGAAAGCTAACGATGAAATTCAATTGGTATTAGAGACAATCAAACAAGCTTCGGAAACATACCAGCTGGATACTGCAATACTTGAAAAACAGATAAAAGAATTATACGTGGCTGAGGCTGGCCGGCAAGCGCTCCTCTATGCCGTTAACCAAATTGCGATGGATCAGCCTGATTGGACTTTTGTTGCAGCAAGGCTGTATCTGAATGAACTGTATCAAAAGGCATCTATAAACCGCGGCTATGACCTCTCCATAAAGTACGGAGATTTTTACCTCCTTATAAAAGAATTAACCGAAATCGGGATTTACTCTAGCAATCTACTTACTTCCTTTACGAAAGACGAAATCGAAGAACTAGCAAAGGAAATCGAGCCCGAGCGAGATACTCTATTTACATATATCGGATTATTTTTACTAGCGGACCGCTATCTCGCGCAAGATCATGAGCGAAATGTCTATGAACTGCCGCAAGAGCGATTCATGATTATAGCCATGACGCTTATGCAGAATGAGAGCCCTGCTGCAAATCGCCTCACCCTTGTTAAAGAGGCTTATTGGGCACTAAGTCATCTTTACATGACCGTTGCCACACCGACACTCGCGAATGCCGGAAAGAGCTTCGGCCAGCTTTCCTCTTGCTTTATCGATACTGTCGACGATTCACTTGACGGTATTTATTTAAATAATTGGGACATCGCACGGCTAAGTAAAGATGGCGGCGGGATTGGACTTTATTATGGAAAAGTCCGTGCCCTCGGCTCCGATATTAAAAAATTCAAGGGCAACTCTTCGGGAATTGTGCCGTGGATTAAGCTGGTCAATGATACAGCCGTCAGCGTTGACCAATTAGGACAGCGTCAAGGGGCGATTGCCGTCTACTTAGATGTGTTCCATAAAGATATCATGAACGGCTTTCTCGATTTGAAAACCAACAATGGCGACGAACGTCGAAAAGCCCATGATATTTTTACTGGTGTGACCATTCCCGATTTGTTTATGAAAAAGTTGCAAGAAACCGATGAGAATGGCAGAAGCATCGGGGAGTGGCATACGTTTTGCCCCCATCAAGTAAAGCAAATTATGGGCTGGAAGGATGCAAACGGAAATCCACTTGGACTCGAGGATTTTTATGATGAAATTGATCAGCCTTATTTTTCAAAAAAATATCAAGAAGCCGTCCACCATCCGCTGCTGCCAAGGAAAACGTACCGGGCAATGGATATCATGGCGCGGATCATGGTGTCACAGTTGGAAACAGGCACCCCTTACATGTTCTATCGTGACGAGGTGAACAGGCAAAATCCGAATAAGCATCTGGCTGGAGCGGGGCGTACCTCGATTTATTGCAGCAACTTATGCACGGAAATTGCGCAAAATATGTCGGCGACCACGATTGTCAATGAATATCTGGATGAGGACGAAAACATCATCATCATTCGCAAACCTGGTGATTTCGTGGTTTGTAACTTATCCTCTATTAATCTTGCAAAAGCGGTGCCGGCTGGGGTGCTGGAGCGATTAATCCGGATTCAAGTCAGAATGTTAGATAATGTGATCGATTTAAATACCATTTCTGTTGGACAGGCTCAGGTCACCAATCAAAAGTTTCGCGCGATTGGACTGGGAACGTTTGGCTGGCATCATCTGCTGGCACTTAAAAGCATTCACTGGGAATCAGCAGCAGCGGTGGATTTAGCCGACCAACTTTACGAGGACATTGCTTACTATACCATTCGTACCTCTAAAGAATTGGCCAACGAAAAAGGAGCGTATCGTGAGTTTCAAGGATCTGAGTGGCAAACGGGCAATTATTTCAAGCGTAAAAATTACCGCTCTGATCGATGGCTGGATCTAGCGGCGGAGATCGTGGAACATGGTATCCGTAACGGCTGGTTAATGGCGGTTGCGCCCAACTCGTCAACAGCGAAAATTGGCGGCTCAACGGATGGGATTGATCCGATCTATTCCGTCGAATATGCGGAGGAAAAGAAAAATTTCAAATTTAAGGTCACAGCGCCGGATTTAACGCATCATACCTATCCCTATTACCGCCGGGCACGACATGAATTGGATCAGGTTTGGAGTATTAAGCAAAACGCAGCCCGCCAGCGCCATATTGATCAAGGGATTAGCTTTAACCTATACGTCCGACATGATATTAAGGCGAAGGATTTGTTGAACCTCCATATGGAAGCATGGAAGCACGGACTAAAAACGACGTACTACGTCAGAAGTACATCTCAGGCAGAAATAGCCGAATGTGAAGCGTGCCAAAGCTAGCACGGGATTTGCCATTTAATAGAGCAGGAGGTTTTTTAAAATGGATATTCATGCCCCATTGGCAAAAATAAAACTATTAAACCCAGAGTTTCCTAATAAATCTACCGGGATCATTAACGGCCAGTCTTCCGGCCTGTTGAACTGGAATGATATCGCCTACCCGCAGATGTACGATTTGTATCAGACCTTATTGGGGAATTTCTGGAAGGCGCAGGAAATTAATATGCAGGATGATATTAAACAGTGGGACATGCTCAGCGACGGTGAGAAGGATGTTTTCTTGCGGATCAATACCCAGCTGGCCTCGCTCGATAGCCTGCAGACACCGACAATGACGCAGGTAATGGACTATGTGACCGATTCCAGTTTCAAGTCAATCTTTGCCGTCATCGCCCAGCAGGAAGCGGTTCATACTGAATCTTATTCATATATTTTGAGTTCACTTGTCCCGTTAAGCGAGCAGAATGCCCGGTTCAATCAGGCAAAAAGCGACCCCATCGTCCAAAAACGGAACCAGCTGATTTTAGATGCCTATGAATGCTTTCGTGAGAATCCGACGCCGCAGCATTTATTTCAATTAGCTGTGAACTCGATCAATCTTGAGGGAATTTATTTTTATGCAGGATTTGCATTCTTCTATCACCTGGCCCGCCAGCAAAAAATGCTCAAAACGAGCACGATGATCAGCTATATCCAACGCGATGAAATGCAGCACGCTTATTTTATCGCCCAGTTTATTCGGATTCTGTTAACCGAACATCCCGAATTGAATCATCAGGGAAATATAGAGTTTGTTTATCAAACGATTGAACAAGCCGTCCAGTTGGAAAAGGAATGGGCCGGCTACATCCTTAGAGATATTACAGGAATTGATTTGGACGAGTACGATGGCTACACGGAATACCTGGCCAATAAACGCTTTCGCCAGTTGGGCTTAGCAAATCTATATGAGGACCGCAGCAATCCGATGCCATGGATCCATGTGTTCAGTGATGAAATGATGAACGGCACGAAATCCGACTTCTTTGAACAAAAGTCGCGGACCTATGCGAAGGTGTCGCAATCGAATGGTTTCGACGAACTATGAAGGTTGCCATCATCTATACCTCAAAGACGGGGAATACGGAAGAATTAGTTTATGCCTTAATGGAGTTATTTTTCGAAAAAAAAATTGTGGCTCATCTGTTTCGGATTGATCAATTCCCCTTGCAGGATTTACCCGCATTTGATGCAGTCATTATCGGAACGTACACATGGGGAGATGGGGAGATTCCAGTTGAAATGCTCGCGCTGTACCGCGCTTTCGAAACCGCGGATGTCAAGCATATTGTCACCGGTGTTGTAGGTACAGGTGACAGCTTTTACCCTCACTTTTGCGGCGCAGTGGACGCTTTTCGGGACATGCTTTATGTTCAGAGTCGATTGGCTGCCACACTGAAGAT encodes:
- a CDS encoding LysM peptidoglycan-binding domain-containing protein → MYIKRKERLAELRKKKIKARNQKLAAAAIVGTIAALVFMNTNVAACSTVYTVKKKDTLYSLSKKYQVTEKQLMRANGLTSDKIYIGQQLLVPDYIKKGYSKGPGSQYTVQKGDTIYSLAKKFSVSMDELKKVNHLQTEKIYVGQTITLPFEIQANNINPVYEVVPGDTLWGIAKRFGVKADELKKANKLRHDMVLIGQQLTIPGKATYTKAIVVGAADNFTVEFKHKDESFVLTVPYGSGPDYEKIAGQKVTIIHKNKAVVSVLKSK
- the guaD gene encoding guanine deaminase encodes the protein MKHTHIFQGTAFSSESPKEVQILKDHLFFINADGMIEKIVAPEDTDYQALLDDYSGDEHFHRLADGQYFLPGFVDLHIHAPQWAQAGTALDIPLYDWLNTYTFPIESKFSDLAFAKKVYHDVVSTLIANGTTTALYFATVHKEASLVLAEICAEKGQRGLIGKVVMDNPDQTPDYYRDADTQTALADTEEFIVAVKELAKRTKQGVFPVVTPRFIPSCTDEALKGLGELAAKYDTYVQSHCSESDWEHGYVQERFQKNDAFALHDFGLLREKSVMAHCNFLNDHDAALFAETGTAVCHCPISNAYFANSVIPIARLQEKGVEIGLGSDISGGFSPSLFDNVRQAVISSRMLEDGVNTSLPAEKRGVPNSRITLNEAFYFATAGGGESVSLPIGRIAENYAWDVQIIDTSVPTARLPLYNPMENLHDVFQKIMYLARPENIREVWVQGEKVHSRI
- a CDS encoding FMN-dependent NADH-azoreductase yields the protein MNILVVKANNRPASEAVSSKMYETFMENLEGVNVTTYDVFAEDMPYFGQDLFNAFGKMQSGEELTDIEQRIVAAKQKAMDALSAADVVVFAFPLWNLTIPAKLQTFIDYVYAAGFTFKYNENGQLVSLMTDKKAVILNARGGIYSTPEAAPMEMAATYIKNVVGGVFGMQIVDEVIIEGHNAAPDQAQEIIAEGLAKVAEVAKSFSAVTA
- a CDS encoding flavodoxin domain-containing protein; protein product: MKVAIIYTSKTGNTEELVYALMELFFEKKIVAHLFRIDQFPLQDLPAFDAVIIGTYTWGDGEIPVEMLALYRAFETADVKHIVTGVVGTGDSFYPHFCGAVDAFRDMLYVQSRLAATLKIEVALQSKDYDRCRGFVDKLWKSLNI
- a CDS encoding OsmC family protein encodes the protein MDFTINWKGKMAFGGITPSGHEFILDADPQVGGENGGPRPTELLLQAVTGCTGMDIISILHKMRIEPTSFQMDVTGERAEEHPKRFTAITIHYAFDGDLPEDKVIRAIQLSKDTYCSVSHSLNAEISVSYSINGVKGEKSI
- a CDS encoding ribonucleoside-diphosphate reductase subunit alpha, coding for MITKANDEIQLVLETIKQASETYQLDTAILEKQIKELYVAEAGRQALLYAVNQIAMDQPDWTFVAARLYLNELYQKASINRGYDLSIKYGDFYLLIKELTEIGIYSSNLLTSFTKDEIEELAKEIEPERDTLFTYIGLFLLADRYLAQDHERNVYELPQERFMIIAMTLMQNESPAANRLTLVKEAYWALSHLYMTVATPTLANAGKSFGQLSSCFIDTVDDSLDGIYLNNWDIARLSKDGGGIGLYYGKVRALGSDIKKFKGNSSGIVPWIKLVNDTAVSVDQLGQRQGAIAVYLDVFHKDIMNGFLDLKTNNGDERRKAHDIFTGVTIPDLFMKKLQETDENGRSIGEWHTFCPHQVKQIMGWKDANGNPLGLEDFYDEIDQPYFSKKYQEAVHHPLLPRKTYRAMDIMARIMVSQLETGTPYMFYRDEVNRQNPNKHLAGAGRTSIYCSNLCTEIAQNMSATTIVNEYLDEDENIIIIRKPGDFVVCNLSSINLAKAVPAGVLERLIRIQVRMLDNVIDLNTISVGQAQVTNQKFRAIGLGTFGWHHLLALKSIHWESAAAVDLADQLYEDIAYYTIRTSKELANEKGAYREFQGSEWQTGNYFKRKNYRSDRWLDLAAEIVEHGIRNGWLMAVAPNSSTAKIGGSTDGIDPIYSVEYAEEKKNFKFKVTAPDLTHHTYPYYRRARHELDQVWSIKQNAARQRHIDQGISFNLYVRHDIKAKDLLNLHMEAWKHGLKTTYYVRSTSQAEIAECEACQS
- a CDS encoding ATP-binding protein, with protein sequence MNLEVEVILYQVVAVLLPISVYHIFFNEKDSERRKPHSKLSFILILILVLAMSFPEKFSEGYVYDFRIVPFIIAFVYGGTGPGLLTAAVLLGYRYFIGGEGFYVVLINYLLTCAVFIWMRNRYEFFKKKHKLMFISLVFWVNTLIVMLTLFSKNQIEQIPFMFMFYFITWVCLLMVVFIMENVNQQQQMREKLQRDERLNVISQLAASVAHEVRNPLTSVRGFLQLIRDDEDLKSAQKHYIDIALTELKHAQSIINDYLSLAKPNTEGLTTVNISEEVRKTVALMTSFSNIQNISIQMQIQASLYIKGNKSEIKQVLVNIMKNGIEAMETGGMLHVLTYEKDGEIIIQIIDSGKGMTNSQLAKLGTPFYTTKEKGTGIGLTISFQYIQAMKGTITVESQLGKGTTFTIRFPCL
- a CDS encoding ribonucleotide-diphosphate reductase subunit beta, which translates into the protein MDIHAPLAKIKLLNPEFPNKSTGIINGQSSGLLNWNDIAYPQMYDLYQTLLGNFWKAQEINMQDDIKQWDMLSDGEKDVFLRINTQLASLDSLQTPTMTQVMDYVTDSSFKSIFAVIAQQEAVHTESYSYILSSLVPLSEQNARFNQAKSDPIVQKRNQLILDAYECFRENPTPQHLFQLAVNSINLEGIYFYAGFAFFYHLARQQKMLKTSTMISYIQRDEMQHAYFIAQFIRILLTEHPELNHQGNIEFVYQTIEQAVQLEKEWAGYILRDITGIDLDEYDGYTEYLANKRFRQLGLANLYEDRSNPMPWIHVFSDEMMNGTKSDFFEQKSRTYAKVSQSNGFDEL